From a region of the Toxotes jaculatrix isolate fToxJac2 chromosome 7, fToxJac2.pri, whole genome shotgun sequence genome:
- the atad1a gene encoding outer mitochondrial transmembrane helix translocase, which produces MLLKDLPREALMRPLSRNEVVGMLVRLTIFGAATYYSIKWVVEAMDPTLKQKNQAKKRAEQLMKRIGVEGVKLTEYEMNIASHLVDPQTMKVSWKDIAGLDEVINELQDTVILPFQKRHLLTGSKLFQPPKGVLLFGPPGCGKTMIAKATAKASGCKFINLQASTLTDMWYGESQKLTAAVFSLAVKIHPCIIFIDEIESFLRNRSSLDHEATAMMKAQFMSLWDGLDTSLTTQVMVMGATNRPQDVDPAILRRMPATFHVGLPNTRQRQEILRLILAGENLSNAINLREIAEKTEGYSGSDLRELCRDAAMYRVRDYVRKEQMRQIAQQLQDDQEEEKPVDEERLRPVTQLDLLFGLDKMKESKRATASMLSTVSEVPLD; this is translated from the exons ATGCTGCTTAAAGACCTTCCCAGAGAGGCCCTGATGCGGCCGTTGTCCAGGAATGAAGTTGTGGGCATGTTGGTGAGGTTGACCATCTTTGGCGCAGCCACATACTACAGCATCAAATGGGTTGTTGAAGCTATGGATCCtactttaaaacagaaaaaccaggCCAAGAAAAGG GCAGAACAGCTGATGAAGAGGATCGGCGTGGAAGGCGTCAAACTAACAGAGTATGAGATGAACATTGCATCTCACCTAGTCGATCCACAAACTATGAAG GTGTCCTGGAAAGATATAGCGGGTCTGGATGAGGTTATCAATGAACTGCAAGACACCGTCATCCTTCCATTTCAGAAAAGGCACCTTTTAACTGGATCCAAACTCTTTCAGCCGCCAAAAG gtgttttattatttggtCCTCCAGGATGTGGGAAGACCATGATCGCCAAGGCAACAGCCAAAGCCTCAGGGTGCAAGTTTATCAACCTGCAGGCCTCCACACTGACAGACATGTGGTATGGCGAATCACAGAagctgactgctgctgtcttCTCATTGGCTGTCAAAATCCATCCCTGTATCATCTTTATTGATGAGATTG AGTCATTTCTAAGGAATCGCTCCAGTCTAGACCACGAGGCCACAGCCATGATGAAAGCCCAGTTCATGAGCCTGTGGGACGGTCTGGACACTTCCTTAACCACCCAG GTGATGGTGATGGGAGCTACAAACAGGCCGCAGGATGTGGATCCAGCCATTCTGCGCAGGATGCCTGCCACTTTTCATGTTGGCCTCCCA AacacaagacagagacaggagatCCTGAGGCTGATTTTAGCAGGAGAAAAC TTGAGCAACGCCATTAATCTTAGAGAGATTGCTGAGAAGACAGAAGGCTACTCTGGCAGTGACCTGCGGGAGCTGTGCCGCGATGCCGCCATGTACCGAGTGCGGGACTACGTCCGCAAGGAGCAGATGAGGCAGATCGCTCAGCAGCTACAGGACgaccaggaggaggaaaa GCCTGTGGATGAGGAGCGGTTGCGGCCGGTCACCCAGCTGGACCTCCTCTTCGGCCTGGACAAGATGAAAGAATCTAAGCGGGCCACAGCCTCCATGTTATCCACTGTGTCAGAGGTTCCCCTGGACTAA